From the Streptococcus oralis ATCC 35037 genome, one window contains:
- the adcA gene encoding zinc ABC transporter substrate-binding lipoprotein AdcA has translation MKKLSLLLASLCALFLVACSNQKQANGKLNIVTTFYPVYEFTKQVAGDTANVELLIGAGTEPHEYEPSAKAVAKIQDADTFVYENENMETWVPKLLESLDKKKVKTIKATGDMLLLPGGEEEEEGHDHGGEGHHHDYDPHVWLSPARAIKLVEHIRDSLSADYPDKKETFEKNAAAYIEKLQALDKAYTDGLSQAKQKSFVTQHAAFNYLALDYGLKQVSISGLSPDAEPSAARLAELTEYIKKNKISYIYFEENASQALANTLSKETGVKLDVLNPLESLTEEATKAGEDYISVMEKNLKALKQTTDQEGPEIEPEKEENTKTVHNGYFEDADVKDRTLSDYAGNWQSVYPFLEDGTFDQVFDYKAKLTGKMTKDEYKAYYRKGYQTDVTKINITDNTMEFVQGGQSKKFTYKYVGKKILTYKKGNRGVRFLFEATDADAGQFKYVQFSDHNIAPVKAEHFHIFFGGTSQEALFEEMDNWPTYYPDNLSGQEIAQEMLAH, from the coding sequence ATGAAAAAACTGAGCTTACTACTAGCTAGTCTATGTGCCCTGTTTTTAGTGGCTTGTTCCAATCAAAAACAGGCAAATGGGAAACTCAATATCGTGACAACCTTTTACCCTGTCTACGAATTTACCAAGCAAGTCGCAGGAGATACTGCTAATGTAGAACTTCTAATCGGTGCTGGTACAGAACCCCATGAGTACGAACCGTCTGCCAAGGCAGTTGCCAAAATCCAAGACGCAGATACCTTTGTCTATGAAAATGAAAATATGGAAACTTGGGTTCCAAAATTGCTAGAATCCTTGGATAAGAAAAAAGTGAAAACCATCAAGGCAACAGGTGATATGCTCCTCTTGCCAGGTGGTGAGGAAGAAGAGGAAGGGCATGATCATGGCGGTGAGGGTCACCATCACGACTACGATCCCCACGTTTGGCTTTCACCAGCACGCGCCATCAAACTGGTAGAGCATATCCGTGACAGCTTGTCAGCAGATTATCCTGATAAAAAAGAGACTTTTGAGAAGAATGCAGCTGCCTACATTGAAAAATTGCAAGCATTGGATAAGGCTTATACAGATGGCTTATCTCAAGCGAAACAAAAGAGCTTTGTGACCCAGCACGCTGCCTTTAACTATCTTGCCTTGGACTACGGTCTCAAGCAAGTATCCATCTCAGGTCTCTCACCAGATGCAGAACCATCAGCAGCACGTTTGGCAGAATTGACAGAGTATATCAAGAAAAACAAGATTTCTTATATCTACTTTGAAGAAAATGCTTCACAAGCCCTCGCCAATACACTCTCAAAAGAAACAGGTGTCAAACTAGACGTGCTCAATCCGCTAGAAAGTCTAACAGAAGAAGCAACCAAGGCTGGTGAGGACTATATCTCCGTGATGGAGAAAAACCTCAAGGCTTTGAAACAGACAACGGACCAAGAAGGACCAGAAATCGAACCAGAGAAGGAAGAAAATACCAAGACAGTTCACAATGGTTACTTTGAGGATGCAGATGTCAAGGACCGCACCTTGAGTGACTATGCTGGCAACTGGCAGTCTGTCTATCCTTTCCTTGAGGATGGAACTTTTGATCAAGTCTTTGACTACAAGGCTAAGTTGACTGGTAAGATGACCAAGGATGAGTATAAGGCTTACTATAGAAAAGGCTATCAGACAGATGTGACCAAAATCAACATCACGGATAACACTATGGAATTTGTTCAAGGTGGCCAAAGCAAGAAATTCACCTATAAGTATGTCGGCAAGAAAATCTTGACTTATAAGAAAGGCAATCGTGGTGTGCGCTTCCTCTTTGAAGCGACAGATGCGGACGCTGGACAGTTCAAGTATGTTCAGTTTAGTGACCACAATATCGCCCCAGTCAAGGCAGAACATTTCCATATCTTCTTTGGAGGCACAAGCCAAGAAGCCCTCTTTGAAGAAATGGATAACTGGCCAACCTACTACCCAGATAACCTATCTGGTCAAGAAATCGCCCAAGAAATGTTAGCGCATTGA
- a CDS encoding metal ABC transporter permease: protein MLSLLSYDFMQRAFLAVIAMSLFSPVLGTFLILRRQSLMSDTLSHVSLSGVAFGLVLGISPTISTIAIVLIAAVFLEYLRTVYKNFMEIGTAILMSTGLAVSLIVMSKGKSSSSMSLDQYLFGSIVTISQEQVLFLFAIAAVVLLLTFLFLRPMYILTFDEDTAFVDGLPVRTMSILFNMVTGVAIALMIPAAGALLVSTIMVLPASIALRLGKNFKSVMLLASAIGFLGMVAGLYISYYAETPASASITIIFVAVFLLVSLLKRFIK, encoded by the coding sequence ATGCTTAGTTTGTTATCTTATGACTTCATGCAGCGTGCCTTCTTGGCGGTCATTGCCATGAGTCTCTTTTCTCCAGTTCTTGGGACCTTCCTTATCTTACGTCGTCAGAGTCTCATGAGTGATACCCTCAGTCACGTTTCTCTGTCAGGGGTAGCCTTTGGTCTGGTTTTGGGAATTTCTCCAACTATTTCAACCATTGCTATCGTCTTGATTGCTGCGGTCTTTCTAGAGTATCTCCGGACAGTCTATAAGAACTTTATGGAAATCGGAACTGCCATCCTCATGTCAACAGGACTTGCAGTGTCTCTGATTGTCATGAGTAAGGGGAAAAGTTCGAGCTCCATGAGTTTGGACCAATACCTCTTTGGGTCTATTGTGACCATTAGCCAGGAGCAGGTGCTATTCCTCTTTGCCATTGCTGCGGTCGTTTTGCTCTTGACTTTCTTATTCTTACGTCCCATGTACATCCTGACTTTTGATGAGGACACGGCCTTTGTGGATGGCTTGCCAGTTCGTACCATGTCTATTCTCTTTAACATGGTGACAGGGGTGGCCATTGCCCTTATGATTCCAGCTGCAGGAGCCCTTTTGGTGTCGACCATTATGGTCTTACCAGCTAGCATTGCCCTTCGTCTGGGGAAAAACTTCAAATCCGTTATGTTACTAGCCAGCGCTATTGGTTTTTTGGGAATGGTGGCAGGACTCTACATTTCCTACTACGCAGAAACACCTGCCAGCGCTAGTATCACCATTATCTTTGTAGCTGTCTTTTTGTTAGTCAGTCTACTGAAACGTTTTATCAAATAG
- a CDS encoding metal ABC transporter ATP-binding protein → MRYITVEDLSFYYDKEPVLEHINYSVDSGEFVTLTGENGAAKTTLIKASLGILQPRFGKVTISKTNTHGKKLRIAYLPQQIASFNAGFPSTVYEFVKSGRYPRKGWFRRLNAHDEEHIKASLDSVGMWEHRDKRIGSLSGGQKQRAVIARMFASDPDIFVLDEPTTGMDAGSKNEFYELMHHSAHHHGKAVLMITHDPEEVKDYADRNIHLVRNQDSPWRCFNVHESDQEVDHA, encoded by the coding sequence ATGCGGTATATTACAGTAGAGGACTTGTCTTTCTATTATGACAAAGAACCTGTCCTCGAGCACATCAACTACAGTGTTGATAGTGGGGAGTTTGTCACCCTGACTGGTGAAAATGGAGCTGCCAAGACAACGCTTATCAAGGCGAGCCTAGGCATCTTGCAGCCAAGATTTGGTAAGGTAACCATCTCAAAGACAAATACTCATGGGAAAAAGCTTAGGATAGCTTATCTTCCCCAGCAGATTGCCAGTTTTAATGCTGGTTTTCCGAGTACGGTTTATGAATTTGTCAAGTCGGGTCGCTATCCGCGAAAGGGTTGGTTTCGTCGCTTGAACGCCCATGATGAGGAGCATATCAAGGCCAGTCTAGACTCAGTTGGTATGTGGGAACACCGTGACAAACGAATTGGCTCCCTCTCGGGAGGGCAAAAGCAACGAGCAGTGATTGCCCGGATGTTTGCTTCTGACCCAGATATTTTTGTCTTGGATGAGCCGACGACAGGGATGGATGCAGGAAGCAAAAATGAATTTTACGAACTCATGCACCATAGTGCTCACCATCATGGCAAGGCTGTTTTGATGATTACCCATGACCCTGAGGAGGTCAAGGACTATGCGGATCGCAACATCCATCTGGTTCGTAACCAAGATTCGCCGTGGCGTTGTTTCAACGTTCACGAAAGCGACCAGGAGGTGGACCATGCTTAG
- the adcR gene encoding zinc-dependent transcriptional regulator AdcR — protein MRQLAQEIDNFLNEVILRSENQHEILIGHCTSDVALTNTQEHILMLLSEESLTNSELARRLNVSQAAVTKAIKSLVKEGMLETSRDPKDARVIFYQLTELARPVAEEHHHHHEHTLLAYEQVASQFTPNEQEVIQRFLTALVGEIK, from the coding sequence ATGAGACAGCTTGCACAGGAAATCGATAACTTTTTAAATGAGGTGATCTTGAGATCTGAGAACCAGCATGAAATTCTGATTGGGCATTGCACGAGTGACGTTGCCTTGACCAACACTCAGGAACACATCCTCATGCTCTTGTCAGAAGAATCCCTAACCAACTCGGAGTTGGCCCGTCGTCTTAACGTCAGTCAGGCAGCAGTGACCAAGGCTATCAAATCTTTGGTCAAAGAGGGTATGTTAGAGACATCTAGAGATCCAAAGGATGCGCGTGTGATTTTTTACCAACTGACAGAACTAGCTCGACCAGTGGCAGAGGAACACCACCATCATCATGAACACACGCTCTTAGCCTATGAACAAGTGGCAAGTCAGTTTACTCCAAATGAACAAGAAGTTATCCAGCGGTTTTTAACTGCTTTAGTAGGAGAAATCAAATAA
- the nt5e gene encoding cell surface ecto-5'-nucleotidase Nt5e, translated as MNKRSLLPVLSTALLAPAFLAGQVYAEEATTSAESSAVVATPATSATPAPVESPAVPETSATSEAVAPAEAPSAPAESTKSEEKDTVILHTNDVHGRIVEEKGVIGDAKLATVIEQERAKSNQNTLVVDAGDAFQGLPISNSTKGEARAEILNQMQYDAMAVGNHEFDFGLDEAKKYKEILKFPLLSSNTYVNGARLFEASTIVDKDKTVEGDEFVVIGVTTPETATKTHPKNVKGVTFTDPISEVNKVIEEVQAKARAEGKDYKHYVVLAHLGVDTTTPVEWRGSTLAEALSKNPRLKGKRVTVIDGHSHTVESTTYGDNVTYNQTGSYLHNVGKITYKSRQLLGNPTQIPAADAKKLPANPKVEKLVKDIKQKYDAENAVEIVSNSPVELNGDRENVRVRETNLGNVVADSLYQYGQTGFSHPTDIAVTNGGGLRETIAKGKPITKGNVIAVLPFGNTISQIQVTGQQVLDMFEKSLGSILQVDKDGKKVLDENGQPLLEPSGGFLQVSGVKVYYDTNLPSGKRVLAIQVKNRTTGRYDLLDLAKTYYLATNDFLAAGGDGYTMLGGAREEGPSMDAAFEEYLKTADLTQYEKINPNSRTISVDSTTFSLPVETPQTNAAANDATTNVPLTYEVASQFSKKAVVSEKALPNTGSEQSIFLLLMGMVAGLAGILSSRKPKQK; from the coding sequence ATGAACAAACGTTCTTTGTTACCTGTCTTATCGACAGCCCTGTTAGCTCCAGCCTTCTTAGCTGGACAAGTATACGCTGAAGAAGCAACAACTTCTGCAGAAAGTTCAGCTGTCGTAGCGACTCCTGCTACGTCGGCGACCCCAGCTCCTGTTGAGAGCCCTGCAGTACCGGAAACTTCGGCAACTTCAGAAGCGGTTGCACCTGCAGAAGCTCCGTCAGCTCCTGCTGAATCTACTAAAAGCGAAGAAAAGGACACCGTTATCTTACACACTAATGATGTCCATGGTCGTATTGTAGAGGAAAAAGGAGTAATTGGAGATGCCAAGTTAGCGACTGTCATTGAGCAGGAGCGTGCAAAATCAAATCAAAATACTCTGGTTGTTGACGCGGGAGACGCTTTCCAAGGTTTGCCGATTTCCAACTCTACGAAGGGTGAAGCGCGTGCTGAAATTCTCAATCAGATGCAGTATGATGCCATGGCAGTAGGAAACCATGAGTTTGACTTTGGTTTAGACGAAGCTAAGAAATACAAGGAAATCTTGAAATTCCCATTACTTAGTTCAAATACCTACGTCAATGGTGCTCGTCTCTTTGAAGCTTCTACAATCGTTGATAAAGATAAGACTGTGGAAGGTGATGAGTTTGTTGTAATCGGCGTGACAACACCTGAAACAGCTACCAAAACTCACCCTAAAAATGTCAAAGGGGTAACTTTTACAGATCCAATCTCTGAAGTCAATAAGGTCATCGAAGAAGTTCAAGCTAAGGCGCGTGCAGAAGGCAAGGACTACAAACACTATGTTGTGCTCGCTCACTTGGGTGTAGATACCACAACTCCAGTCGAGTGGCGTGGTTCAACCTTGGCAGAAGCCTTGTCTAAAAATCCTCGTTTGAAAGGGAAACGCGTAACAGTAATCGACGGTCACTCTCATACAGTAGAATCAACGACTTATGGAGATAATGTTACCTATAACCAGACGGGAAGCTACCTTCACAATGTAGGGAAAATCACCTACAAATCCCGTCAGCTTTTGGGCAATCCAACTCAGATTCCGGCTGCTGATGCTAAAAAATTACCAGCCAATCCAAAAGTTGAAAAACTAGTCAAAGACATTAAACAAAAATACGATGCTGAAAATGCGGTTGAGATTGTCTCAAACAGCCCTGTAGAACTCAACGGTGATCGTGAAAATGTTCGGGTCCGTGAAACCAACCTCGGAAACGTCGTGGCAGACTCGCTCTATCAGTATGGTCAAACAGGATTTAGCCATCCGACTGACATCGCTGTGACAAATGGCGGTGGCTTGCGTGAAACTATTGCAAAAGGCAAACCGATCACTAAAGGAAATGTCATTGCCGTTCTTCCATTTGGAAATACCATCTCACAAATCCAAGTGACGGGGCAACAAGTCTTGGATATGTTTGAAAAATCACTCGGATCTATCTTGCAGGTCGATAAGGATGGCAAGAAGGTCTTGGATGAGAACGGGCAACCATTGTTGGAGCCAAGTGGTGGTTTCTTGCAAGTTTCAGGTGTGAAGGTCTACTATGATACCAACCTACCATCAGGCAAACGTGTCTTGGCCATCCAGGTCAAAAACCGTACAACTGGTCGTTATGATCTTCTGGACCTCGCAAAAACGTACTATCTTGCAACCAATGATTTCCTAGCTGCGGGTGGTGATGGCTACACGATGTTGGGTGGCGCTCGTGAAGAAGGCCCATCTATGGATGCAGCCTTTGAAGAGTATCTGAAAACTGCTGATTTGACCCAGTATGAAAAGATCAATCCGAACTCACGGACGATTTCTGTGGATTCTACAACTTTTAGTCTGCCAGTAGAAACGCCTCAAACGAATGCGGCTGCTAATGATGCGACTACAAATGTGCCATTGACTTATGAGGTGGCAAGTCAATTTAGCAAGAAGGCAGTTGTCTCAGAAAAGGCCCTCCCAAATACAGGAAGCGAACAATCCATCTTCTTGCTCTTGATGGGAATGGTAGCTGGTTTGGCAGGTATCTTATCGAGCCGAAAACCAAAACAAAAATAG
- the dltD gene encoding D-alanyl-lipoteichoic acid biosynthesis protein DltD — translation MLKRLWLIFGPLLLASILVFLLIFFYPNNPSHNLMEEKYSAAAISSESFKERSQKVRAFTEPNMRFIPFFGSSEWIRFDSMHPAVLAEKYSRPYRPYFLGQAGAASLNQYFGMQQILPEIEEKQAVFVISPQWFTEEDYEPAFFQNYFNNDQLTAFLENQSGDIAAKHAAKRLLKQNPGVSMKGIVEKLSKGEELSEVDHAIIKAFARFNERQASLFGQFSIRGKLKYKEHVENYLKDLPDQFSYEELEKIARKDAEANTNNNDMGIENQFYKTQVKDYLEKYKGYQKNYNFLKSSEYNDLQLVLNQFAKSKVNVLFVIQPVNKKWMAHTGLSEEMYQHAVEKIRYQLESQGFTNIADFSKKGGDPYFVKDTIHIGWLGWLAFDKVVNPFLTDPTPAPDYKMNDRFFSKDWATYDGNIKDFQ, via the coding sequence ATGCTTAAACGCTTGTGGCTGATCTTCGGGCCTCTGCTTCTTGCTAGTATTCTTGTTTTCTTACTAATCTTTTTCTATCCAAACAATCCAAGTCATAATTTGATGGAAGAGAAATATTCTGCAGCAGCGATTAGTTCGGAAAGTTTTAAAGAGAGAAGTCAAAAAGTGAGAGCCTTTACGGAACCAAATATGCGCTTTATTCCCTTTTTTGGCTCAAGTGAGTGGATTCGTTTTGATAGCATGCACCCAGCGGTCTTGGCGGAGAAGTATAGCCGTCCCTACCGTCCTTACTTTTTGGGGCAAGCAGGAGCAGCTTCTCTCAATCAGTATTTCGGCATGCAGCAGATCTTGCCAGAAATCGAGGAAAAGCAGGCAGTATTTGTCATTTCCCCTCAGTGGTTTACAGAGGAGGACTATGAGCCAGCATTCTTCCAAAACTACTTTAACAACGATCAGTTGACAGCCTTTCTAGAAAATCAATCGGGAGATATAGCAGCCAAACATGCAGCTAAACGTCTCTTAAAGCAAAATCCTGGAGTCTCTATGAAGGGTATCGTTGAGAAACTGTCAAAGGGTGAGGAATTATCAGAGGTTGATCATGCTATTATCAAGGCATTTGCACGTTTTAATGAGCGTCAGGCCTCTCTATTTGGACAATTTTCCATTCGAGGAAAACTCAAGTACAAGGAACACGTGGAGAACTATTTAAAAGATCTTCCAGATCAATTTTCTTATGAGGAGTTAGAAAAAATTGCTCGAAAGGATGCAGAAGCCAATACCAATAATAACGATATGGGAATTGAAAATCAATTTTATAAGACCCAGGTGAAAGACTACCTCGAGAAGTATAAGGGCTATCAAAAAAATTACAATTTCCTCAAGTCGTCTGAATATAATGATTTGCAGTTGGTTCTCAATCAATTTGCCAAATCAAAGGTCAATGTCCTTTTTGTGATCCAGCCTGTCAATAAAAAATGGATGGCCCATACAGGGCTCAGCGAGGAAATGTACCAACATGCTGTTGAAAAAATTCGTTACCAGTTAGAAAGTCAAGGTTTCACCAACATTGCTGACTTTTCTAAAAAAGGTGGAGATCCCTACTTTGTCAAGGACACCATTCACATTGGTTGGTTGGGTTGGCTAGCTTTTGATAAGGTTGTCAATCCCTTCTTGACGGATCCGACTCCAGCTCCAGACTATAAGATGAATGACCGCTTCTTTAGCAAGGACTGGGCGACCTATGATGGGAACATCAAAGATTTCCAATAA
- the dltC gene encoding D-alanine--poly(phosphoribitol) ligase subunit DltC — protein sequence MDIKSEVIEIIDELFMEDVSDMMDEDLFDAGVLDSMGTVELIVEIENRFDIRVPVTEFGRDDWNTANKIVAGITELKNA from the coding sequence ATGGATATCAAATCAGAAGTTATTGAAATTATTGATGAGTTGTTTATGGAAGATGTTTCTGACATGATGGATGAAGATCTTTTTGATGCCGGTGTCTTGGATAGCATGGGAACGGTTGAATTGATTGTTGAGATTGAAAACCGTTTTGACATTCGTGTTCCAGTGACGGAGTTCGGTCGTGATGACTGGAATACGGCTAATAAAATCGTAGCAGGTATTACGGAGTTGAAGAATGCTTAA
- the dltB gene encoding D-alanyl-lipoteichoic acid biosynthesis protein DltB — protein sequence MMELYKQLPHLEPYGDLQYFLYVIVATLPIFIGLFFKKRFALYEVLVSLFFIVTMLVGGKTNQISALILYVIWQVLLVSFYKRYRKKRDSKWIFYLISFLSLLPIVFVKVSPAIHGPQSLFGFLGISYLTFRAVGVIVELRDGVIKELTIWQFLRFLLFMPTFSSGPIDRFKRFNENYETIPERDELMDMLEEAVKYIMLGFLYKFILAHILGETLLPPLKNLALQTGGFFNLYALAVMYTFGLELFFDFAGYSMFALAISNLMGIHSPINFNKPFLSRDLKEFWNRWHMSLSFWFRDFVFMRMVMVLTRKKVFKNRNITSSVAYILNMLIMGFWHGVTWYYIAYGLFHGIGLVINDAWIRKKKALNKERKKAGKGSLPENRWIQLLGMVVTFHVVMVSFLIFSGFLNDLWFKK from the coding sequence ATGATGGAGCTTTATAAACAGCTACCTCATTTGGAACCTTATGGTGATCTTCAGTACTTTTTATACGTAATTGTTGCGACTTTACCTATCTTTATCGGTCTTTTTTTCAAGAAGCGTTTTGCCTTATATGAGGTGCTCGTTAGTCTTTTCTTTATCGTCACCATGTTGGTTGGTGGAAAGACGAATCAAATAAGCGCTTTGATCCTTTATGTTATCTGGCAAGTACTTCTTGTATCTTTCTACAAAAGGTACAGGAAAAAACGGGATAGTAAATGGATATTTTACCTGATTAGCTTTTTATCCCTATTGCCAATCGTCTTTGTGAAAGTATCTCCTGCTATTCATGGACCTCAATCTTTGTTTGGCTTTTTAGGGATTTCTTACTTGACCTTTCGTGCAGTTGGGGTTATCGTTGAGTTGAGAGACGGTGTCATCAAGGAATTAACGATCTGGCAATTCTTACGTTTTCTTCTTTTTATGCCGACTTTCTCAAGTGGTCCCATTGATCGTTTTAAACGCTTCAATGAAAATTACGAGACCATTCCTGAGCGGGATGAGCTGATGGATATGCTAGAGGAGGCTGTCAAATATATCATGCTTGGCTTCCTCTACAAGTTTATCTTGGCTCACATTTTAGGAGAGACATTATTGCCTCCGCTGAAAAATTTGGCCTTGCAGACAGGTGGTTTCTTTAACCTCTACGCTTTAGCGGTCATGTACACCTTTGGTCTGGAGCTCTTCTTTGACTTTGCGGGCTACTCTATGTTTGCCTTAGCCATTTCAAACTTGATGGGTATTCATAGTCCTATCAACTTTAACAAGCCTTTTTTGTCAAGGGATTTAAAAGAGTTTTGGAATCGCTGGCACATGAGTCTGTCTTTCTGGTTCCGTGACTTTGTCTTTATGCGGATGGTCATGGTGTTGACCAGAAAGAAGGTCTTTAAAAATCGCAATATCACTTCAAGTGTAGCCTATATTCTCAATATGCTGATTATGGGATTTTGGCATGGTGTGACCTGGTACTATATCGCCTACGGACTTTTCCATGGGATTGGGCTAGTCATCAATGACGCTTGGATTCGTAAGAAAAAAGCGCTCAATAAAGAACGGAAAAAAGCTGGAAAGGGTTCCTTACCTGAGAATCGCTGGATTCAGTTGCTTGGCATGGTTGTCACCTTCCATGTCGTGATGGTTTCATTCTTAATCTTTTCTGGATTTTTGAATGATTTGTGGTTTAAAAAATAA
- the dltA gene encoding D-alanine--poly(phosphoribitol) ligase subunit DltA has translation MSNKSIVDMIETIEHFAQTQASYPVYNVLGQEHTYGDLKADSDSLAAAIDQLGLPEKSPVVVFGGQEYEMLATFVALTKSGHAYIPIDSHSALERVSAIVEVAEPSLIIAISDFPLEQTSTPMLNLKQVHEAFAQASSYEMTHPVKGDDNYYIIFTSGTTGKPKGVQISHDNLLSFTNWMITDKEFETPSRPQMLAQPPYSFDLSVMYWAPTLALGGTLFALPSAITQDFKKLFATIFSLPIAIWTSTPSFADMAMLSEDFNSEKMPGITHFYFDGEELTVKTAQKLRERFPNARIINAYGPTEATVALSAVAVTDEMLKTLKRLPIGYTKADSPTFVIDEEGKKVPNGEQGEIIVSGPAVSKGYMNNPEKTAEAFFEFEGLPAYHTGDVGTMTDEGLLLYGGRMDFQIKFNGYRIELEDVSQNLNKSRFIESAVAVPRYNKDHKVQNLLAYVILKDGVREQFERDIDITKAIKEDLADIMMSYMMPSKFLYRDSLPLTPNGKIDIKGLINEVNSR, from the coding sequence GTGTCAAATAAATCCATAGTTGATATGATTGAAACGATTGAGCACTTTGCTCAGACACAAGCCAGTTATCCAGTTTACAATGTTTTGGGGCAAGAGCATACTTATGGTGATCTGAAGGCTGATTCGGATAGTTTGGCTGCAGCTATCGACCAACTAGGCTTGCCTGAGAAATCTCCAGTCGTCGTTTTTGGTGGTCAGGAATATGAGATGTTGGCTACCTTTGTAGCGCTAACTAAGTCAGGTCATGCCTACATTCCAATTGATAGCCATTCGGCCTTGGAACGAGTTTCTGCTATCGTAGAAGTTGCAGAGCCAAGCTTGATTATTGCTATCTCAGATTTTCCATTAGAGCAAACTAGCACACCGATGCTGAATTTAAAGCAAGTCCATGAAGCTTTTGCTCAAGCTTCCAGCTACGAGATGACCCATCCAGTCAAGGGAGATGACAACTACTACATCATCTTTACTTCTGGTACGACTGGTAAGCCAAAGGGAGTGCAGATTTCCCATGATAATCTCCTCAGCTTTACCAACTGGATGATTACAGATAAGGAATTTGAGACGCCAAGTCGTCCACAAATGCTGGCTCAGCCCCCTTATTCTTTTGACCTATCTGTCATGTACTGGGCGCCAACCTTAGCACTGGGTGGCACGCTTTTCGCTCTTCCATCTGCCATTACTCAGGACTTCAAAAAACTCTTTGCGACAATTTTTTCCTTGCCAATCGCTATCTGGACCTCGACGCCTTCCTTTGCAGATATGGCCATGTTGTCAGAAGACTTTAATAGTGAGAAAATGCCAGGAATCACGCATTTCTACTTTGATGGTGAAGAATTGACGGTCAAAACAGCTCAAAAACTACGTGAGCGGTTCCCAAATGCTCGTATTATCAATGCCTACGGTCCAACAGAAGCGACAGTAGCTTTGTCAGCAGTTGCTGTAACAGACGAGATGTTGAAGACTCTCAAACGCCTGCCAATCGGCTATACCAAGGCGGATTCTCCAACCTTTGTCATTGATGAAGAAGGTAAGAAAGTTCCAAATGGTGAACAGGGAGAAATCATTGTTTCTGGACCAGCTGTTTCAAAAGGTTATATGAATAATCCTGAAAAAACAGCAGAAGCTTTCTTTGAGTTCGAAGGTCTTCCGGCCTACCACACAGGGGATGTAGGAACTATGACAGATGAGGGCTTGCTTCTCTATGGTGGACGCATGGATTTCCAAATTAAGTTTAATGGCTATCGCATTGAGCTTGAAGATGTCTCTCAAAACCTCAACAAGTCTCGCTTTATTGAGTCGGCTGTGGCTGTTCCACGTTATAACAAAGACCACAAGGTACAAAATCTGCTGGCCTATGTTATCCTAAAGGACGGTGTTCGTGAACAGTTTGAACGCGATATCGATATTACCAAGGCTATTAAGGAAGATTTAGCAGATATCATGATGTCCTATATGATGCCATCTAAGTTTCTCTATCGAGACAGTTTACCACTAACGCCTAATGGTAAAATTGATATCAAGGGCTTGATTAACGAGGTAAACAGTAGATGA
- a CDS encoding teichoic acid D-Ala incorporation-associated protein DltX — MKKKRTFYIFCAQTFLYFVILLGLLYFFSYLGQGQGGFIYNEF; from the coding sequence ATGAAAAAAAAGAGAACATTTTATATTTTTTGTGCTCAAACATTTCTGTATTTCGTTATTTTGCTTGGTTTGCTTTATTTTTTTAGTTACCTTGGACAGGGGCAAGGTGGCTTTATCTATAACGAATTTTAA